In the Arachis stenosperma cultivar V10309 chromosome 8, arast.V10309.gnm1.PFL2, whole genome shotgun sequence genome, CTagtatttctttttcttatatttgaACTAATactagttaattttttttttcactttaaaTGTTGGTTCTAGCAATTCCAAAACCATATACAATCgttaacaaaacaaaacaaacaagaaaCTTACCTTATTCTTTCTCTTCCCCTGTTCTTCCAATATCCCTCTCATCTgatcatttaattaaaaaattttaattaaaatataatatacttaTTATATTAAATCACTCTAAATTTCTTATCATTACACGCATTTAATATGCATTTATACCTTTGAAACTTGATTTGACCATCAACCTACCAATTTAATGTTATCCATATTATTCGTCTCTAGTTATTATAATCGCTTTTGACCATCAACTTATTACCAACCATATATATTCCATTTCATCCCTCTGGGCTCCCAGAGACTCAACCCTCCCAATTTCAAATGTCTCCCTCAATTAACAAGTGCAAAACTAGTTCATCATTATTAAGatttaaaatccaaaaattgcTATTATCAAACCCACTAAGATCTCTCCTATGTGCGATCCTTCTGTGTTTACCTTTAGTCATTGTattcaccaccaccacctccacCAAAAATGTTACCAATCGTTTCATTCATAACCTACCCAACAACAACACACTTCAATTAACGGAGTACAAGGAAGATGAAatagaaaaagagttgcttcGAGTGGCTTCAAACACCAACCCAAACCCCTCATCCACTAACCCTAAGAAACTAGCGTTTATGTTCCTCACAACATCGACTCTCCCATTCGCCCCTTTGTGGGAATCGTTCTTTAAGCAAGCCCCAAAAACACACTTCACCATCTACGTTCACGTGGACGAGACTAGCTCCATTTGGAAGCCACACCCCTTCAGTGTCTTCCATAACCGCATCATTCCCTCCAAGCCCACTGCTAGAAACTCTCCCACACTTGCTGCAGCAGCGCGCAGGTTACTCGCATGCGCTCTTGTGGACGATCCAGACAACTATATGTTCCTACTTCTCTCTGCTTCGTGCATTCCACTACACTCTTTTCGCTTCACGTACCACACGCTTGCAAACTCAAACAAAAGCTTTATCGAGATGACTCCACAGGATTTAGGGTCGTTTTACCGATGGGTTGTGCGTGGGGCACACGTGATGCTCCCGGAGGTAAGGTACGAGGAGTTTCGAACCGGGTCTCAATTTTGGTCGTTGACACGTAAGCATGCAATGTTGATTGTGTCAGACACAAGGGTTTGGTCAAAATTCAAATTGCCGTGCTTGTTTTACTTTTTGGAGATTTGTTATCCGGAGGAGAGTTACTTTCCTACCCTTATGAATATGTTGGACACCAAAGGGTGCGTGCATGCCACGCTCACCTACGTGGATTGGACTGGAAGCGATGGCGGGCACCCTCGAATGTTTGAGAAGGACGAAATCGGGCCTCAGTTGATTTCGGCCTTGAGGACGGCTAGGCCCAAATATGGTGACGACGATGATGGCAAACGACATGATCCGTTTTTATTTGCGAGAAAGTTTTCTTCGGACTCACTACAAGCTTTGATGGCCATAGCAGATCACGTAATCTTTAAGGATTAGTTAAGAACTTAAGGTTGCAAAGGGTGATTGTGGCTTGGATACTAGTGGCAAAGTTATTTGTCTTCTAAGATGTCGCACCAAGTTTAATTTTTAGCGATAGTTGAATTGTGATTAAAGAACTTTGTGGGGTCGTTGTGAGTGGATTTGTATGTATGACAAAAAAAGTTTACAAAGGGTAAAATgcattcctttttctttttacctcataatatttataaaaatttataatgcTACCCTATATACTATCATTACAAGAGACACGACGAATAGCAgcgattttttaaaaaaatttccgCAAAACAGCATACTAGTGATTATGAGAGCGTTGTGATTTAGGGTGCGAATATGTGATTTTGCGACAATTTACAAGAACCGCTGGTATAACTgttacaaatcaaataattgaTTTTTCAGCAGTTGCATAACTACCACTATTTTAGTatttgaattttcaaaaaaaatatgtgGCGGCCACAAATTTATGTGggattttttgttttaaaaaatgcGACGATTTTGAACCACCGCAATTTTATACATGAGCTTCCAAAAAAAACAGACTATTATAAGAACATTATTTGAAGAGAGTGTAGATTTCGATTgtaaatcttttcaaaacctttttttttttttgtaaataaaaaacaCTTAATTAATTAGATATAAAACTGCTTGTCAACACATACAAAACAAATATAAATGACTTGCTAGCATAACCTTCccttataataaaaaaacaagATTATATCACTAGCTCATACACATGAATAAATTTATGAAGCCATTTCacaatttaaaacaaaataaatgatCAATTTTCCATCCTTTTGTTGTAACCTTATAATCAGTTTCCCATCCTTTGAACCAACTGCAATGCTGCAATCCATATGCAATGTGCCAAGTACTTTCATTTACAGCATGAACAAGCAAGGAATTAATCATAATAAACAAACAAAGCATAAAATGGAAAGTTAGAGGCCGCCATCAATAGAAGAAAATAATTTGATCATAATAAACAGGAAGCAAAGAACACAATAGAACAAACACCTCTTTTTTGGAAAATGAGAAATTTATTATCAATGCATATTTTGCCTAGTTCTTTAGCTACAAACAAGTAAGCAACAAGGAATTATAAACCTCTCCAGACAGATTGGATGAAAAAGAGtagttaataattttaaatgggATAGTTGGTAAAAGTAATGTCGCGCTAAAACAAAAGCACCTCAAAAGTGATCATCTTGGGTGAGTTTGACTGTTTCaatttagtattattattaaaagtcaacttataaataaaacaatatttgatagaaaaaatatcaccatataaaataatttagtagAAGTAAGTCCAATTAACTAACCTAGAGTGTAAGGGAAAGAAGGGTCTTCATAAACTCTTGTGCGAAAATAGACATCAATGAAGTTAACCCCATTTGCTTTGTGTTTCACAAGAACCTCGCCTTCTTTAGGCTCTCCAATTTCCACATCCTCTCACTTCAAAACCTGCCATCAATtgataacaacaaaaatacttaacaGAACCATGAAACAAACCTCAGAAGCACCATCCAAATCTTCAATAATTCAACAATTCATACTCAAATATGACGATTTTCAATCTATTTATATATGGTTTGCATTAAGGAATCATAGAAACAAAAAGCATCactttagagagagagagagagttattaactttatttaatttattttataatttttatttttattcttcttttagttattaactttatttattttattttacaatttcgtatatataattaaattatgtgacttattttttaaaataaagatggttctattgacaaatattattttaagcaATTTTATTGatgaagttaaaaattaaaaaataatgaaaaaaattatattataatttgactattttttatttatatttaattttttaattattattttttaattaattttaatgaattttatttttcaaaaaaaaaaagaaaagagtcaAGCGAGCTAGTCCGCCGGCCCACTAATCTGCCATAAAATAGGATAGGCTAGCATTTTGAACCCACCTTAGTTAGCGGGCACAGGCCGGCTCGCCCTGTTTATGGTGCGGGCCGGCCCGCTTTGTCACCTCTACTTATTACCCACTTTTTTCTGCGTGTTTAGAGTCATTAATGTTCtttccaaaattaatttcagTTTCTCCTAAATCAAATTTCTAACATTCCGCAATCACATTATTACTCATTAAAATACAATTTCTCTATAGAAATTATAGaggttaaattaaaaaaaaattaacaacttCTACTATACAACTCATATTTTACATATtgactattaaaaaaataaataataaaaattaaaaaataaatttttaaaaataattattaacttgttatattaaaatcaataaagaAGTATGCAtaagaatattaaataaaaaatattaaaataattaaaattattaccTATTAATGTACAtataagataatttaaaaaatacaataagaTGTATggtttaaaatttgataatattaattataaaaatttaacaattataAACATCGTATgtatgaaattatgaatattttgagtataaaattatggatgttattaatataaaattatagatgttatgtgtataaatttatagatgttacgagtaaatttattaattaaataaattaatttaagaatttgatatttttcaaattcaattataataataaaatttaaaaatatatgtgtTAACTTGATAGTTACTTATGCAACAACTAAAAAATGACATGTGAATGGATGTAATATTTAATAAGAGAAAGTCTAGGTgccagcagattttgtgatttttagccatcaattagtcatcaatgatatttttaatggtgtgagattgcaTCTAATAGTGTAGAATCATTCAATTTTCTTTTGATGGTTAAATGCTGGCTAGAATTTAACAAAAGTGCTGGCCCCTAACATTCCTCATTTAATAaacatgaatttaatttttagatgttAGTTGTATGTAATTATGGATGTTATGTATATGAACTTATGAATGTTATATTGTTATGTGTATGAATTTAGTacattataattataaatgcacataaaacacacacacacaaaaattAAATCAGTTTATTACCATATTTCATAAAAACTAGTGTgttttttcatattttcaaaaattggttAACTAGTAACAATCTTATCAGGTGAGTCTGTCtattcaaattatttttcaactCCTTCCGACATAAATATCGTGTTAATATAAGATCGAATTCAAATGTCATATTATTTGCAATAATAAAAGCGATTTCTTATAAATTTTCTTTGTCTATATTCCAATTGAACTTGTAAGTGAATTAAAATTGTGATTTTTAGCCTCTAAAAAAATATACGGGCTTCATGATTCTTCTAACAATAATAAACCTATTAAACAAAGTCTTTATGTTTGCTAACTTATGGAATGAtaataaatgaaataaaagaattaaaaatcaatttcaattaaagttatttaatgaatattattattattattattattattattagtgtttattatatttttaaatataacatttaaattataaaatagaatattaagtaataattacaaaaatgtctaataattaaaaatatgatattatactttaatattattaataaattggactaataaaaatataataaatgaattgatagaaaaatgagataaaaaattaaaatattattaaattatataaataaattaaattttaaaaaattttaactaattATGACCGAAATTTTTTTCTTACTAAATTTTTTCCTTATTATTATGACTTTGCATTTATACGTGCAATGAAGCTTGATTTGACCATCAACTTACCATATCATTCGTCTCTAGTTATTAGTTAAATAGCTTTGCATTTATACTTAGAGTAATGCTAGGGAACCAAAAGGATATCAGTAAAAAATCAGTCAAATATCTTTgggtgaattaaaattttttacgaattaatatatatggatgttcCTTCTGCTAAGTATTaaaatgtttctttttcatgctaaatggatgttcttttatatatttttcgaatttttttgtattacaaATGTAAATGTCTCTAtttctttaataattttataattttttttaaattttataaatatttaattatttttgctaaaatataactgaatatttcttttgttaagtgTTAGAATTGTTGTAAAATAAaggatatataaaataaagatgtataaatagaagactctattattaatataattagctcaataatttttatatatatataataatattatatgttatattgtgtatatatatacaaagataagaaaaagtattaaaaataaagagagagagatttgcatttgatactatctcaatataataaagatggttaatattgctattaatattatatgtaaagagtaatagaaaatagaatttaaaatacttataaaataaaagaagagaaagaattgtaATAGAAATATAAGGAGAAGAGTATTTGATTGTAACATAAAGAGGGAATAGATTTCTTATTACTTATCACAATATAATAGAAACTTATATATTtactacttttatatattagaAGCGTATTAAGGGGAGGAGAAAGTATAAAGAGAGGAAGAGGATTTTTTTATTGCTGTATCTCAAGACTCGTACAACACCCCCTATTTATACATGCATGGGGTCTTTATTTTCAACATGCATTTAATCTTCATTCTCTTTTGAAAATATAAGTTTTACATGGGAATGGGCATCCACGTTGCTTgttcttatcacaacactcccccttggatgcccatttaggattattgcctcattaaaaccttactaaaggaAAACCCTGTGGGaaaaaccttagtgaaggaaaaagagtacaatatcctttgtgatggggactgcctcattaaaaaccttgtcaagaaaaacccaatgggaaaaaaacctgaccaaggaaaaaagagtacagtctccccctcttgctgacattatttaatattttgaaatcggcgcatcccaatctcatgtaccaatctttcaaaggaggattttgggagtgactttgtgaataaatctgccagattgtcacttgaacggatctgttggacatcaattgtcccttgattttgaagatcatgagtgaagaagaatttgggagaaatatgctttgttctatcgcCTTTAATGtatccgcctttaagttgagcaatgcatgctgtattatcttcaaacaggacagttggagctatcttataatcaatcagtccacatgatgacataatatattgaatcagactccttagccaaaaacactcgcgactagcttcatgaatcgccagtatttcagcatgattagaggatgttaCAGCAAttgtctgtttcgtggacctccaagatatagctgtaccaccatatgtaaacagatatcctgtttgagatctccctttatgtggatcagacaagtagccagcatctgcatagccaactagttgcgacttggatccataggggtaaaacaatcccatatcaaccgttccatgaagatatcgaaaaatttgtttgattccactccaatgtcttctggttggagaggaactataccttgctagtaaattcaccgcgaatgatatgtcaggtcgcgtattattagcaagatacattagtgctccaatggcactaagatatggcacttcaggaccaaggatatcttcattttcttctttaggatggaattgatcatttttcacatccaaagatcttacgatcattggtgtacttaatggatgtgacttatccatataaaatcttttcaagatcttttctgtgtatgttgtttgatgaataaagatcccgtcTTTTATATGttcgatctgcaggccgagacaaaatttagtctttccaagatctttcatcttaaactcttcttttagagtttttataattgttggaatctcttcaggagtcccaatgatatttaaatcatcaacgtacacagcaattataacgaatccagatgcagatttctttatgaaaacacatgggtagatatcatcattcttgaatccgtttttggccagatactcagtaagacgattataccacattcgtccagattgctttagaccatataaagatctttgtaatttgactgagtatagcccttgtgaatattcattggatggtttagatatctttaatccttcagggactttcatatagatatcctgatctaatgagccgtataaataggctgttaccacatccattaaatgcatatgcagtttatgatatgcagataaactgaccaaataacacaaagttatcgcatccactacaggggaatacgtttcttcataatctataccgggcctttgtgaaaaaccttgtgccacaagtcgggctttataccgcacaacttcatttttctcatttcgttttctcacaaatacccacttatatccaacaggttttacatcttcaggtgtacggactacaggtccaaagacttcactttttgcaagtgagtctaattcagccttcatggctgcttcccattttggccaatcatttctttgtcgacattcttcgactgatcttggctcaagatccttactttcatgcatgatatctgatgccacattatatgcaaatatttcattgacaattgtcttatttcggtcccatttttctcctgtaaagacataatttatcgagatctcgtcattttcacaattttcaggtacctgaacgtcttctggcgttatatcAGAATTCTGGACAATTGCcggtgtctttactatgtctttttcaacaggaatcgtatttacctcttttctctttcgaggatttttatctttggaaccaacaggcctgccacgcttctggcgtgtatttgcttccgtggctatttgtcctactgggacatcaattcgaattggggcatttttcgccctgccacgcttctggcgtgaatttgcttcagtggctacttgtcctactgggacgtcaattcgaattgaggcatttTCTGCTGGTAtgtaagatttggttatcctctttgtatcggaaaatgcatcaggcaattcatttgctattctttgcaaatgtataatcttttgaacttctaattcacattgccctgatcgaggatctaaatacatcaacgatgatgcattccaattaagttccttttcaggaagcttattctctccccctaatgttggaaattttgattcatcaaaatgacaatccgcaaaccgggctttaaacacatcaccagtttgtatctcaagatacctcactatagagggagaatcatatccaacatatatccccaattttctttggggtcccattttggtgcgattaggtggtgcaatgggaacatatattgcacacccaaatattcttaaatgggaaacatttggctgctggccaaaagctaattgtataggagagaattgatgataactcgttggcctcaaacgaataagtgctgcggcatgtaaaatagcatgcccccaaaccgaggttgggagatttgttctcataagcaagggtctagcaattaattggaggcgcttaataagtgattctgctaacccattttgtgtgtgaacataagctactggatgttcaacacttattccattagccatacaataagcatcaaaagcttgggaagtaaattcaccagcattatcaagacgaattgctttaattggattttctggaaattgtgcttttaatcgaataatttgagccagtaatctcgcaaacgccaggttgcgagaagataataagcacacatgtgaccatctcgaagatgcgtctatgaggaccataaaatatctaaaagatccacatggtggatgaataggtccacatatatcaccttgaatcctttctaggaattcaggggactcaaatccaatctttactggtgatggctttaaaattagctttccctgagaacatgcagcacaacaaaattcactagttttaagaatcttctggttctttagtgaatgtccatgagagttttcaataattctcctcatcatggttgttcccggatgacccaatcggtcgtgccaagttatgaattcatttgggctagtaaacttctggtttacagtggcatgtgattcaattgcactaatcttggtataatacaacccagatgaaagtgagggtaatttttctaatataactttcttatttgaatcatgagttgtgatatataaatactcatgatttccctcattcatagtctcaatatgatatccatttcggcgaatatctttgaaactcaacaagttcctcagagacttggtagataatagtgcattatttattataaattttgttcctccaggaaacaaaattacagctcttccggagccttctatcacattgcctgagccaataatagtattaacatattcctcttttggcacaagatgggtaaaatatatatcacttttgagaatagtgtgcgaacttgcactatccgcaaggcatacatcttcattacatatccttgtcattcttcaaaaacaaataataaaatgagtaatatgcacagttaaattgaatacttgatcagaattatttttctaagaaacactgtacataagataatgtcatatactgaaattttattttaaaatttgacacatttaataatttcaaaattcatattaatatttcattatttatgtacatcacataaaacttaacaataagttctttacattatttatttacatatatacttcacaatcccacatattaaactattccatcattgatcaaatgaccaatatttccttcagggtcctcaaagaaatcagatacatcataatgagtggtggagttctcagcatcatttgaaacaaaatttgtttcctttcctttgtcgttctttttcaaagatgcctggtaaagatcgactaggtgccttgggatacgacaggtacgtgaccaatggccctcTCCACCACAGCGGAAACACTTCTCCTCGGTTGATTTATTCTGCCCGATAttcctttctttatcccacttctggtgagatcctctcttttgaacataattctttttccttccataatttttcttgttattaaaagcttgccatttacctcttctggggtaatgatttgccgcatttacttcaggaaatgggaCGGCGCCAGCTaggcgcgcttcatgatttttcaataacaactcattgttgcgttcggcaacaagaaggcaagaaattaactcagaatattttttaaaccctttctctcgatactgctgctgcaggagcacattcgaggcatggaaggttgagaaagttttctccaacatatcatgatcagttattttttccccacacaatttcattcgtgaggtgattcgaaacattgcagaattatattcatttatagatttaaaatcttgtaaacgcaaatgcgtccattcataccgggcttgaggaagtatcaccgttttctgatgattgtacctttcttcaaggtctttccaaagatctgcaggatcttttaatgtaagatattcatttttcaatccttcgtcaagatgacgacggagaaaaatcatggctttagctttatccttctgggatgcattattttcagccttaatggtatctccaagatccattgaatcaagatggatttcagcatctaatatccatgataaataattgtttccagatatatcaagagcattgaattcaagatgagagagctttgacataatgaaaaattgttacctgagtcttcctaaaaatttgatcagagtctcgtgctgataacgtgttgtaaaataaaggatatataaaataaagatgtataaatagaagactctattattaatataattagctcaataatttttatatatatataataatattatatgttgtattgtgtatatatatacaaagataagaaaaagtattaaaaataaagagagagagatttgcatttgatactatctcaatataataaagatggttaatattgctattaatattatatgtaaagagtaatagaaaatagaatttaaaatacttataaaataaaagaagagaaagaattgtaATAGAAATATAAGGAGAAGAGTATTTGATTGTAACATAAAGAGGGAATAGATTTCTTATTACTTATCACAATATAATAGAAACTTATATATTtactacttttatatattagaAGCGTATTAAGGGGAGGAGAAAGTATAAAGAGAGGAAGAGGATTTTTTTATTGCTGTATCTCAAGACTCGTACAACACCCCCTATTTATACATGCATGGGGTCTTTATTTTCAACATGCATTTAATCTTCATTCTCTTTTGAAAATATAAGTTTTACATGGGAATGGGCATCCACGTTGCTTGTTCTTATCACAACATATATAAGTTTCTATTATATTGTGATAAGTAATAAGAAATCTATTCCCTCTTTATGTTACAATCAAATACTCTTCTCCTTATATTTCTATtacaattctttctcttcttttattttataagtattttaaattctattttctattactctttacatataatattaatagcaatattaaccatctttattatattgagatagtatcaaatgcaaatctctctctctttatttttaatactttttcttatctttgtatatatatacacaatacaacatataatattattatatatatataaaaattattgagctaattatattaataatagagtcttctatttatacatctttattttatatatcctttattttacaacacgttatcagcacgagactctgatcaaatttttaggaagactcaggtaacaatttttcattatgtcgaagctctctcatattgaattcaatgctcttgatatatctggaaacaattatttatcatggatattagatgctgaaatccatcttgattcaatggatcttggagataccattaaggctgaaaataatgcatcccagaaggataaagctaaagccatgatttttctccgtcgtcatcttgacgaaggattgaaaaatgaatatcttacattaaaagatcctacagatctttggaaagaccttgaagaaaggtacaatcatcaaaaaacggtgatacttcctcaagcccggtatgaatggacgcatttgcgtttacaagattttaaatctataaatgaatataattctgcaatgtttcgaatcacctcacgaatgaaattgtgtggggaaaaaataactgatcatgatatgttggagaaaactttctcaaccttccatgcctcgaatgtgctcctgcagcagcagtatcgagagaaagggtttaaaaaatattctgagttaatttcttgccttcttgttgccgaacgcaacaatgagttgttattgaaaaatcatgaagcgcgcctAGCTGGCGCCGtcccatttcctgaagtaaatgcggcaaatcattaccccagaagaggtaaatggcaagcttttaataacaagaaaaattatggaaggaaaaagaattatgttcaaaagagaggatctcaccagaagtgggataaagaaaggaaTATCGGGCAGAATAAATCAACCGAGGAGAAGTGTTTCCGCTGTGGTGGAgagggccattggtcacgtacctgtcgtatcccaaggcacctagtcgatctttaccaggcatctttgaaaaagaacgacaaaggaaaggaaacaaattttgtttcaaatgatgctgagaactccaccactcattatgatgtatctgatttctttgaggaccctgaaggaaatattggtcatttgatcaatgatggaatagtttaatatgtgggattgtgaagtatatatgtaaataaataatgtaaagaacttattgttaagttttatgtgatgtacataaataatgaaatattaatatgaattttgaaattattaaatgtgtcaaattttaaaataaaatttcagtatatgac is a window encoding:
- the LOC130946589 gene encoding glycosyltransferase BC10-like, whose product is MSPSINKCKTSSSLLRFKIQKLLLSNPLRSLLCAILLCLPLVIVFTTTTSTKNVTNRFIHNLPNNNTLQLTEYKEDEIEKELLRVASNTNPNPSSTNPKKLAFMFLTTSTLPFAPLWESFFKQAPKTHFTIYVHVDETSSIWKPHPFSVFHNRIIPSKPTARNSPTLAAAARRLLACALVDDPDNYMFLLLSASCIPLHSFRFTYHTLANSNKSFIEMTPQDLGSFYRWVVRGAHVMLPEVRYEEFRTGSQFWSLTRKHAMLIVSDTRVWSKFKLPCLFYFLEICYPEESYFPTLMNMLDTKGCVHATLTYVDWTGSDGGHPRMFEKDEIGPQLISALRTARPKYGDDDDGKRHDPFLFARKFSSDSLQALMAIADHVIFKD